The following proteins are encoded in a genomic region of Vidua macroura isolate BioBank_ID:100142 chromosome 10, ASM2450914v1, whole genome shotgun sequence:
- the LOC128812378 gene encoding platelet glycoprotein Ib alpha chain-like has protein sequence MPGTWIKSWPGAETPIRCPHSLHGMAPVAELVCKCSAKTMYQHFLFLFLLSFNPHKCQDQIPGEDPYEMPKDYQEVYRGTKNDVKEIPKIAKPFVSEMIFVQTSITSISKGAFRYMPNLIKILFIGNKIKTVEPGAFDNLDNLRDLDISGASLEKLSVGTFQNLRSLQRLELRDSQLRSIPKGLFDGLESLGELSLHINAIPSLPEGIFDSLVNLTFLDLSRNRITTLPVNAFSKLTQLQVLRLYENELQDLPEGLLDSQLELLELSLQRNRLRALPPMLLRSLPHLEKLFLDNNLIRVLPLQGFFGLNKLKLLTLGSNHIMELPCCLFDTMPHLRELDLGRNSLATLPEGIFVNLTSLGKLFLSHNQLSALPRGVFTGLSKLLDLQLDTNQLFALDEEVFASLPNLKTLNLRKNQLENVPQGLLDPLKKLSSAYLSGNPWRCDCKLCYLHRWILGNREKVKLSTQVSCKSPPHLAGQAVTLLRDEHLVCPGTLPFNSTPSQRTSAFLSRGTVSTAAPTMLSLASFPIRTLPATRSPVVTSAVLPTMPMEAAFTTLSAAKPSEVFVTIPPPAVLQKAFSTSPSTTKKPKTSTTTPSTNSVMKSFTATPSPTVLPETSTTTPSPTTVPRSFITTPSPTVLPKAFINTLSPAVLPDTSITTSSPNVLSKASTATPSSSAEMPKASITTPSSAVSSSAIVRLQSPGATHPEPVPPTPASATTRVPTSSLAGTTRQEPPALSVPRERPATVPRGAPITPLVSASSVALWPLPRTAALGTVPLASHSPSLHAPAPGREWGYSTTFDLSTAGAQSTPTTPQETPALAGTVLLPTPPIPTLSDSMSPSPASPPLTRSSHRAWGLSLWTSPWQCQVSLALGLALLALQAACTLLGGVVAFLLHQDTRHHPGPPVRLLSLQALAAPGTPEPALAPP, from the exons ATGCCTGGGACGTGGATAAAGAGCTGGCCAGGTGCTGAGACCCCCATCCGGTGTCCTCACTCCTTGCATGGCATGGCTCCAGTGGCTGAACTCGTTTGCAAGTGCTCAGCCAA gacaaTGTAccagcatttccttttccttttcctcctctccttcaaTCCCCATAAATGCCAAGATCAAATCCCAGGTGAAGATCCATATGAAATGCCCAAAGACTACCAGGAGGTCTACAGAGGGACAAAAAACGATGTCAAAGAGATCCCAAAGATTGCAAAGCCCTTTGTTTCTGAGATGATCTTTGTGCAAACCAGCATCACTTCTATAAGTAAAGGTGCCTTCAGGTACATGCCCAACCTGATCAAGATTTTGTTCATTGGCAACAAGATCAAGACTGTTGAACCTGGAGCCTTTGATAATTTGGACAATTTGAGAGACTTGGACATCTCTGGTGCCTCATTAGAAAAACTATCTGTGGGCACTTTCCAAAACCTCCGAAGTTTacagaggctggagctgagaGACAGCCAGCTCAGATCCATCCCCAAAGGCCTGTTTGATGGGCTGGAAAGTCTGGGAGAGCTCTCCCTGCACATCAATGCAATCCCTTCTCTTCCAGAAGGCATTTTTGATTCCCTTGTCAATCTAACTTTTTTGGACCTGTCTAGAAACAGGATCACAACTCTTCCTGTGAATGCCTTTAGCAAACTCACCCAGCTGCAAGTCCTCCGGCTGTATGAGAATGAGCTGCAGGACCTCCCAGAGGGACTGCTAGACagtcagctggagctgctggagctcagcctcCAGAGGAACAGGCTCAGGGCACTGCCACCCATGCTTCTGAGGAGCCTGCCTCACCTGGAGAAACTCTTCTTGGACAACAACCTCATCAGGGTTCTCCCACttcagggcttttttggtttaaaCAAACTGAAGTTGCTGACTCTGGGCTCAAACCATATTATGGAGCTCCCCTGCTGCCTTTTTGACACCATGCCACACTTGCGGGAGCTGGATCTGGGCAGGAACAGTTTGGCCACACTTCCAGAGGGCATCTTTGTCAACCTCACATCCCTCGGCAAACTCTTCTTGTCCCACAACCAGCTATCAGCCCTGCCAAGAGGGGTCTTCACTGGGCTCAGTAAGCTCTTGGACCTCCAGCTGGATACAAATCAGCTCTTTGCTCTGGATGAAGAGGTCTTTGCTTCTCTTCCAAATCTGAAAACCCTCAACCTTCGAAAGAACCAGCTGGAGAATGTTCCCCAAGGGCTCCTAGACCCTTTGAAGAAGCTCAGCTCAGCGTATCTGAGTGGTAACCCGTGGAGATGTGACTGCAAACTCTGCTACCTGCACCGCTGGATCCTGGGCAACAGGGAGAAGGTCAAATTGTCCACCCAAGTCTCCTGCAAGAGCCCACCCCACCTGGCAGGGCAAGCAGTAACATTGCTGAGGGATGAACACCTGGTTTGCCCAGGTACTCTGCCATTTAACTCCACACCGTCACAAAGGACGTCAGCATTCCTGTCACGTGGAACCGTGTCCACAGCAGCACCAACCATGCTGTCATTGGCATCCTTTCCCATCAGGACACTGCCAGCCACTCGTTCACCTGTGGTCACCTCTGCTGTGTTGCCAACTATGCCAATGGAGGCTGCCTTCACCACTCTGTCAGCAGCCAAGCCATCTGAAGTCTTTGTCACCATCCCAccaccagctgtgctgcagaaggcCTTCAGCACCAGCCCATCAACAACCAAAAAGCCCAAGACCTCCACCACCACACCATCAACAAACAGTGTGATGAAGTCCTTCACCGCCACCCCATCACCAACTGTGCTGCCAGAGACCTCCACCACCACCCCATCACCAACCACTGTGCCCAGGTCCTTCATCACCACCCCATCACCAACTGTGCTACCAAAAGCCTTCATCAACACCTTAtcaccagctgtgctgccagacaCCTCCATTACCACCTCATCGCCAAATGTGCTGTCAAAGGCCTCCACTGCCACACCATCATCATCAGCTGAGATGCCCAAGGCTTCCATCACCACCCCATCATCAGCTGTTTCATCTTCAGCCATCGTAAGGCTACAGTCTCCTGGGGCCACCCACCCAGAACCTGTGCCACCCACTCCAGCTTCTGCCACCACACGGGTGCCAACAAGCTCACTGGCAGGCACCACCAGACAAGAGCCTCCTGCTCTCTCAGTGCCCAGGGAGAGGCCAGCCACAGTCCCACGGGGAGCACCCATAACCCCCCTTGTCTCAGCCTCCTCTGTGGCCCTCTGGCCACTCCCCAGGACTGCTGCTCTAGGCACAGTCCCACTGGCCTCACATTCACCATCACTCCATGCTCCTGCACcaggcagggaatggggctATTCCACCACGTTTGACTTGTCCACAGCTGGTGCCCAGTCCACCCCCACTACTCCCCAAGAgactcctgccctggcaggcaCTGTCCTGCTCCCAACACCTCCCATCCCCACACTATCAGACAGCAtgagcccctctccagcctccccaCCCCTGACCCGCAGCAGTCATCGTGCCTGGGGCTTGTCCCTGTGGACCAGTCcgtggcagtgccaggtgtcCCTGGCCTTGGGGCTGGctttgctggcactgcaggcagcCTGCACACTGCTGGGGGGGGTGGTCGCCTTCCTTCTTCACCAGGACACCCGCCACCACCCCGGCCCACCTGTGAGGCTGCTGAGCCTTCAGGCTCTGGCTGCTCCGGGGACCCctgagccagccctggcaccacCGTGA